AAACAGTAAACACAATTTGATTAAATTAGGTTTGAACTAACTTTTAATAAAGTCTAGTAAATCATAAACATAGGTCTTGAAATTTAAAACGATCATTTCTAATTTAGTTcctaaaaaactcaaaagtgctGGCTTTTAGTTTCTATGAAGTGATTTTTAGTTTGGTAATGTCATCTTAGGAGCTAAATGCTACGTTTAGTTTGGTCCTCAATCTTAACTCATGACTTGAAGTTTGAACTGAAAGCGAATGACACAAACATGAAACGCCAACAAGTGTTAGTTGAACTGAATTTCTATGAATTGTGTTAGTTTTTAGTTTGATCATGTCATATTAGGGGCTAAACGCTAATCAGTGTCAGTTGAACTACGAGGCACTTCGCGTACCCGAGACTATATTTAAGCCTTAAATTAAATTACCTCTTGTATCAATGAGCCATCAAAAGCATTGAAAACCCTAACCAAGGTCCCTCTACTACTAGCCGTAGCCAAAAACCTTCCATCTTGCGTGAGACCCAAGCAAGCCAGCTTCGAATCATGCGCGTGAATAAACCTAGTCCGTTTCGCCACATAATGATCGACCCGAACCTGACCCGTTTGCAACCCGGGGCAAACCAGCACCATATTCGGACCCACGCCTTGCGAGACCTCGCAGAGTCCACTAGGGTTCGGAGCCGTCTCTATCTGGTGCAGTAACTTGAAGCACACGTAGTCGTAGACGAAGACCTTGTGCGCCAAAACGACGACGATTCGGTCCCGTCGGAGCCGGACGGACTTAACATCTGACCTGAACGAGAGCTCGCCGAAGCACCGGGAAGAGTGGTCGTCCCACATCAGCACCTTCGTGGGCGGCGCGTGGGGTCCACGGGGGACGATCGCGAGTATTTGGGAGCGGAAGAGCATCTCGACGAACCCCATGCCGCCGCGTGTGTCGTCGATGTCTCTCCGGAACATCTCTCGGACCGGGTCGCAGTTGTAGACCCGGAAGCCTTGGGTGGTGCCCACCGTGAAGCATGTGTGGTCTTGGTTGAAGGACACGTGGTGGAGAGCCGTGTCCCGGGTCATACCCGAACCCGGAGTCGTATACGTTTCCGTGGTGGTGTTATCGGATTGGGGTTGGGATAGTGAGTCGGGGTCGGAGTCGGGGTCGGGTTGGAGTGTGAGATTAGAGAAATAAGAAGGGAAGGAAAGAGTGGTCATCGGTGAAGAAGGTAGGTTAGAAGGAATGTTTATACTTTATTACTTTATAGAGTTTTTGTCCTTTTCAACTTCGTCTTGACTCCCGTATTCTACTCTAgtattccttttttctttctatcttaaaattttaaaaagaaaactctgataaatgattaaaataattgataagtttaaattttaaaatttgttagtaatttattaaaacttttaataatgGAATTTTTAATTGGAATAACATTTTAATCtttatgaaactttttttgagaTGGAATTTTTATGAAACTTAAAATGGtggaatagaaatttttttgaaacttgggTAACCGTAGAAATAAGTTTTctgataaataataaaaccttttaataaataataacgAGTGACACATGACAAAATCCTATTATACAATGTAGAATAAATTATATACATTTACTTATTTGGTGCAACTATAATTTCAAAACCCAAGTTTtagtatatgatatataatataatttggcttaaaaataaattgaacaaaagtaTGGTTATAcctagaattaaaaaaatattaaaaaagttgtacatacaaagtagtaaaaaattatcgaaaatcatttcaatttgaCTAGagtaatgaaatatttcaaTATTAGTTAATACTAATATACCATTttgagattattattattttttgtgtgtatgtggCATATGTGTGTTGGTATGTATATATGcgcacattttttttatatgtttataaaaatagaatttcaaatCCACATATTTATAAgccctattttattttatttttcttatgagAATAAACCCAAATATGAGCCTAAGTACATTAACACAATGCATTAGCTCAaataatatgttttataatattttaaattattttttatcataacCACCAAAACATCATAAAAATCCTTCATAAAGTCGGTTAAAGCCATTATAAACTAGTATTTTATATGGCACGTTTTAGAAGGGTATAGATACTAGTTTAGTAGTTTATAGAGATACTAGTACGATATAAAGTAGTTTGGTAGATAAGCCAATTAAACCGAATAAGTAGGATAAAACTAAAGCAatacttaggtacagtacttaggtgctgtTTCTTAAATTCCTCTCTAAAATTTTTGCCATATGACTTTTTTCTCATGaatagaagtgtattttttaagttaagtaaccacatagtaaaattttaagaagggaACCTAAAGAACAGCACCTAAGGTACTTTAAATAAGTTTTATCCATAAAACTATACCAAACATGCTTTTAAATTAAATGTATTAAACAAAGGGACAATAAGTAAATAATGtgtgattttaaataaaacatgattataaaattttcaaaataatgagaattgatataaataattataaatttaattattaagtattttttagGTAACTTTGGTAATGTTGTCATAATACATTCTAAATAATGCATCATGTGTCCCTTTGGTATAATTATAGGAAGTAAAGTTTTAGTTGTAGAACTTTGGTTGAAGTACCCGTTTGGCattgttgtgaaaaatagaactttaatcATAGAGTTTTACTAGTAGAGTTTTTGCAAAATGAAGGTTTAAATGAAAAGTTCTTTAGTGTTTGAGAGTGATTGACAAATTATAGAACGTTTTCCTCAACTATCTTTGCGTCCTTGGCCTCTTTGACTAATGACTTTCACGTTAACATTTTTCATTCAAGGTGAGCTTAGATTGTAGAACCTACTCCAAAAGCTATACTTCTTATAAAGCCTTTATTTATAGGCTTGTAGAGATCTCATGAGCAGGTCAATGGTCATTAACTTTAAATCTTTTTACTTCTCAATTCCAAAAATGATCTAGTCAAAGTTTGAAGCTAATGATCAGGGAATATTTTTATGCCAAACAAGCACCATCCAAAATTTtgccatatttttttaattgattacaATAGCCAATACCCTTGAAAAATTATCCAAAGCTTATTCAAATTCTTTCATGTGTGAGGTTTTAAATCCACCTCTCAATGTTGGAAAATGAACTTTCTTCACCTTATAGAGAGTTTTGAAGAATCTCTAATGCTTGATTGGATGAAGTtgcatttgaaacttttttgaATATGGTTTCATTCATACCTTCATAGATCAATGTAGAGCTTGTTGATCTTTCTTTCGAACCTTTTGCAAGGTTTCCTTTTGATTTGAAGTCACAGATCCTTACTCCATGTTATCTTTATCCACTATCTCCCATGCATCATATAATCCAAGTAACGACTTCATTCGGATaatcaattatcaaatttttcttaatcaaCTGAAATGgaatcatcccattttggcaagCACCATTCTCTCCATGAACCAATTGTCTCTGTACCACATTATTGGAAGTCGATGGGCCTTCACACACTCAAACACCACTCACAAATGGAACAAACCCACTCTCAAAGCACGCAAAGAAAGAATGGAGATGGAAAAGGAAGAGAATTCTTCGTGTTCTTATATCTATTCTTCACACTTGGTTTGCAATTAATGGAGGAAAACATGAATATATACTACACCATGCAACCTTAATTCTGAcagtattaaattatataaactttaaaattttactactCCATTCAACTTGTTTACTATATTATTTGATGAATGAAATAAAGtctcataaataaaataagttgttcATAAACACTGCAAACATTTCATTAGCAAGTTTCTTATTCTTTCAGTAAACCAGCACAGCGAAATGGACATATAGAGACATCACTAAAAAGTCATGTTTTCCGCCTCTCTCCTAATGGAATCAAAGAGTGCAGTAGATAAATAACGTTCTCCAGAGCTGGGGAAAATCACCTGCAtagcacacaaaatcaaaaggaaataGTTAAATAATTGGGTTAAACATATATATGCCGacaagtatatttttcaaactttgaatTAGGTTAAAGAGTGGTAATAATTACACACAGTGTGTATGGGACACCCGGACGAACAATGCCATGTTAGCTGAAATTATGTTTTGAGAAcacaatttcaataaaaattgtgaaattaaaaACACGATTTTACCATTTCACAAATATAACTTAAACTACAACAAATTGATCAATATTGTATACGATATTATGGCCACACAACCTGCAGCTAAGCAAAAGTAATGGACAGCTTGAAAATAAATATGGTATTCTACAACACTCTTCATCTCCTGGTTTTGGAAGACATGAAGAAATATGGATCCTAGAATGTGCAGTCAGGACTCCGTAGAGCATACAAAAGGAGTCATCCAAAACATATTTAAAGGGGTTCTGATGTGAAGCTTGAATTAAAATAACCTAAGCAGactatcataataataaaaacatgcaaCAGAGATTCTatattaatttgaagaaggCAATAAGACTTACAACAATAAGTTTTCCATCATTTTCAGGCCTCTTTCCCACCTTCATTGCAGCAGCTGCTGCAGCACCAGATGAAATCCCCACCTGAAATAAACAAGTTCCCATTTTCAACAGAGAGTTGGAAAACCAAAGAGACCAGCAAGTAGCAACAAAAGAACTGTAGAAATTATgtgtaacaaaaataaataaaaaggaagtgTAAGGAATTCCTCTAGAATCTTTACATATTATCTAATGAAGATAATTCCATACCAGCAAACCTTCTTTCAGGGAAAGCAGCTTAGCAGTTTCAATAGCTTCCTCACTTGATACCTGAAAAAAGTTACCAAAAACATCACAAATCATTGAAAGTAAATCCATGCCTGTAGTAGCAGCCAACAGAAATCAGAAATGTTGTCATGGAAACAAAATAGCTCAGACTTGTTATGATTTGACAAGATTCACAAAGCAAACATTGTAAGTATGTTCCTGCACTACTAATCTAATAGGTTCATATAAATATCACAAGCATTTGCATCTTTTACTTAAATATGTAACAGGAATGTCCAAAGTCTTCTCTGTGTCTTTTCAGTTTCTATTT
This genomic stretch from Quercus lobata isolate SW786 chromosome 3, ValleyOak3.0 Primary Assembly, whole genome shotgun sequence harbors:
- the LOC115979978 gene encoding autophagy-related protein 18a-like produces the protein MTTLSFPSYFSNLTLQPDPDSDPDSLSQPQSDNTTTETYTTPGSGMTRDTALHHVSFNQDHTCFTVGTTQGFRVYNCDPVREMFRRDIDDTRGGMGFVEMLFRSQILAIVPRGPHAPPTKVLMWDDHSSRCFGELSFRSDVKSVRLRRDRIVVVLAHKVFVYDYVCFKLLHQIETAPNPSGLCEVSQGVGPNMVLVCPGLQTGQVRVDHYVAKRTRFIHAHDSKLACLGLTQDGRFLATASSRGTLVRVFNAFDGSLIQEVRRGAEQAEIHSIAFSSTAQWLAVSSDKGTVHVFGLKIDSGALGTDRSRGASEPSVSKLSAISSLSFFKGVLPRYFSSEWSMAQFRLQEGLRYIVAFGHQKSTVMILGMDGSFYRCKFDPVHGGEMTQLEYYNFLKPEESS